The following coding sequences lie in one Alloacidobacterium dinghuense genomic window:
- a CDS encoding ExbD/TolR family protein — MAMGSGSGPGGLNADINITPLIDVMLVLLIIFMVIVPVTPKGLDALVPQPPKNPQQEQPNDRTIVVSILAAHGGAPSYKINQDDVAKTDLRTRLDAIYAARAEKVMFIKGDPDLNFTSVAEVVDIAHAVGVDHIGLITPKIEAGQ; from the coding sequence ATGGCAATGGGAAGTGGCAGTGGTCCAGGCGGACTGAATGCCGATATCAACATTACCCCTCTGATCGATGTCATGCTCGTGCTGCTGATCATCTTCATGGTCATCGTGCCGGTGACGCCGAAGGGCCTGGACGCACTTGTTCCTCAGCCCCCGAAGAATCCGCAACAGGAGCAGCCGAATGACCGCACCATCGTCGTCTCGATTCTCGCGGCCCACGGTGGTGCTCCGTCTTACAAGATCAATCAGGATGATGTGGCCAAGACTGATTTGCGCACCCGGCTCGACGCGATTTATGCAGCACGCGCCGAAAAGGTGATGTTCATCAAGGGCGATCCGGATCTGAATTTCACGTCAGTAGCGGAAGTGGTAGACATTGCCCACGCAGTTGGCGTAGACCACATCGGTCTGATCACCCCGAAGATTGAGGCGGGCCAATAA
- a CDS encoding tetratricopeptide repeat protein, translated as MNRIARFPVLAAAFLAMLTMVTGCSRLKARDQLNKGVASYKNARYEEAIGHFQQAVNLDPSLPMARLYLATAYAQQVVPDLKTPENLKNANMAVQGFQEVLDKDPKDVGSLKGIAGLYFQIDEFDKAKEWQQKVLAVDPQDAEAAYTIGVIDWGVAHKNAVTALTGVGMQDGGDGNPKMPKDVCKKLVDQNTTIVNEGLQYLQKALDIRPTYDDAMAYMNLMYRQKATLECGNDQARKEDLDQAGQWRDKAMGTRKANEEKKNAQVPGGVVLDNSK; from the coding sequence ATGAACCGAATCGCACGTTTTCCGGTATTGGCGGCCGCGTTCCTGGCGATGCTGACCATGGTGACCGGGTGCAGCCGCCTCAAGGCTCGCGATCAGTTGAACAAGGGCGTCGCGTCCTACAAAAATGCCAGATATGAAGAGGCAATTGGCCATTTTCAGCAAGCGGTGAATCTCGATCCCAGCTTACCTATGGCGCGTTTGTATCTCGCGACGGCATATGCGCAGCAGGTTGTTCCCGATTTGAAGACACCCGAAAATCTGAAGAATGCGAACATGGCCGTTCAAGGGTTTCAGGAAGTTCTCGATAAGGATCCCAAGGACGTCGGCAGTCTCAAGGGGATTGCCGGCCTTTACTTCCAGATCGACGAGTTCGACAAAGCCAAGGAGTGGCAGCAGAAGGTGCTCGCCGTTGATCCGCAAGATGCAGAGGCGGCGTATACGATCGGCGTGATTGACTGGGGCGTAGCGCACAAGAATGCTGTCACGGCTCTCACGGGCGTCGGCATGCAGGATGGCGGCGACGGCAATCCGAAGATGCCGAAGGATGTGTGCAAGAAGCTGGTAGACCAGAACACGACTATCGTCAACGAAGGCTTGCAGTATTTGCAGAAGGCTCTGGATATTCGGCCAACCTATGACGACGCCATGGCCTATATGAACCTCATGTACCGCCAGAAGGCTACGCTGGAATGTGGCAACGATCAGGCCCGCAAGGAAGACCTGGATCAGGCCGGACAATGGCGTGATAAGGCCATGGGCACGCGCAAGGCAAACGAAGAGAAGAAGAACGCTCAGGTGCCGGGCGGCGTTGTTTTGGACAATTCAAAGTAA
- the secD gene encoding protein translocase subunit SecD: MRKNLTQKTILIFAVLIVFVFGIFGIPKGVSGTALKDALLKRINLGLDLKGGTHLILQVMVDEAVSFTTTNDAAHIQTELQQNGITVGSVIPDTAHPETILISGAPADRAGDIRSVLNQRYGNQYDISSGANNTFTLTMKPSAVADLKKNTMEHSIEVIRQRVDSLGVSEPVIQEYNLGSDQILVELPGVDDPGRVKDVIQSTARLEIHEVQGGPWPDDQAALQALGGTVPYDSLLLHTAPGASAQGSGNQVYQIKRAAEVAGTDIRDAQASRNQNTNEPEVVFYLTTAAGNHFAEFTGANKGKSLCIVLDNKIQEVATIHDQIRDQGTISGGGIQEQQAKDLSMLLRTGALPASIHYLQESTVGPSLGADSIRQGVLASIVGMLAVMIFMLIYYRGAGINADLALFLNLVILLGFMGFTGSVLTLPGIAGVILTIGMGVDSNVLIFERIREELRAGKSPAAAVDQGFGHAWTTIIDTHVTTIVSAAILFIFGTGPVRGFAVTLTFGLLANLFTAVFVSRVIFDSHLNKKQRGEALSI; this comes from the coding sequence ATGCGTAAGAACCTCACTCAAAAAACTATTCTGATTTTCGCGGTGCTGATCGTCTTCGTCTTCGGCATCTTTGGCATTCCCAAAGGTGTGAGCGGAACGGCGCTGAAAGACGCGTTGCTGAAGCGCATTAATCTCGGGCTGGACCTCAAGGGCGGGACGCACCTGATTTTGCAGGTGATGGTGGACGAGGCTGTCAGTTTCACGACCACCAATGACGCCGCGCATATCCAGACCGAATTGCAGCAGAACGGCATCACGGTTGGCTCCGTGATACCAGATACGGCACATCCGGAAACGATTCTGATTTCCGGCGCTCCGGCTGACCGCGCAGGCGATATCCGTAGCGTGCTGAACCAGCGCTATGGCAACCAGTACGACATCTCATCGGGCGCGAACAATACCTTCACGCTGACGATGAAGCCGAGCGCGGTTGCGGATCTCAAGAAGAACACCATGGAGCACTCCATCGAGGTGATCCGGCAGCGCGTGGACTCGCTGGGTGTAAGCGAGCCGGTGATTCAGGAATACAACCTGGGCAGCGATCAGATCCTGGTCGAGTTGCCGGGCGTGGACGATCCCGGGCGCGTGAAGGACGTGATTCAGTCGACGGCGCGTCTTGAGATTCACGAGGTTCAGGGTGGACCGTGGCCGGATGATCAGGCGGCGCTCCAGGCTCTGGGCGGAACGGTTCCCTATGATTCGCTTCTCTTGCACACTGCTCCGGGGGCATCTGCGCAGGGAAGCGGCAATCAGGTCTACCAGATCAAGCGCGCGGCTGAAGTTGCTGGCACAGACATTCGCGATGCACAGGCGAGCCGCAACCAGAACACGAATGAGCCGGAAGTGGTCTTCTACCTGACGACGGCGGCAGGCAATCACTTTGCGGAGTTCACCGGCGCGAACAAGGGAAAGTCTCTTTGCATCGTGCTCGATAACAAAATTCAGGAAGTGGCGACGATCCACGACCAGATTCGCGATCAGGGAACAATCTCCGGTGGCGGCATCCAGGAGCAGCAGGCGAAGGATCTCTCGATGCTTCTGCGGACCGGCGCTCTGCCTGCTTCGATTCATTACCTGCAGGAGAGCACGGTCGGGCCGTCGCTTGGCGCGGATTCGATTCGCCAGGGCGTGCTGGCTTCGATTGTGGGCATGTTGGCGGTGATGATCTTTATGCTCATCTACTACCGCGGCGCGGGTATCAATGCCGATCTGGCTCTTTTCTTGAACCTGGTGATTCTGCTCGGATTCATGGGCTTTACCGGCTCGGTGCTGACGCTGCCCGGGATTGCCGGCGTGATTTTGACGATCGGTATGGGCGTCGACTCAAACGTGCTGATCTTTGAGCGCATCCGTGAAGAGCTGCGCGCAGGCAAGTCCCCCGCGGCAGCGGTCGATCAGGGCTTTGGGCATGCCTGGACAACCATCATCGATACGCACGTGACAACGATTGTGTCGGCGGCGATCCTGTTTATCTTCGGAACGGGACCGGTACGCGGTTTCGCGGTGACGCTGACGTTTGGTTTGCTGGCGAACCTGTTTACGGCAGTATTTGTGTCGCGCGTGATCTTTGACTCGCATTTGAACAAGAAGCAGCGCGGCGAGGCGTTGTCGATTTAA
- a CDS encoding ExbD/TolR family protein, with translation MAIVKRDEGKKVNANINVTPMCDVMLVLLIIFMVITPMLQNKVNVELAQTDNPTAMPDADHEDAVVVAVTRDSQIFLGQDKVSLADLGPKVADMLQNKTNKMVYFRADARAHYGTVMDAIDAVRTTGVEEVGLLTEQRQGRETPPPAAGGE, from the coding sequence ATGGCAATCGTAAAACGGGACGAAGGCAAGAAGGTCAATGCGAACATTAACGTCACCCCGATGTGTGACGTCATGCTGGTGCTGCTGATCATCTTTATGGTCATCACCCCCATGCTGCAGAACAAGGTGAACGTGGAATTGGCGCAGACGGACAATCCGACAGCAATGCCGGACGCTGACCACGAAGATGCTGTCGTAGTCGCTGTTACCCGCGACAGTCAGATCTTCCTCGGGCAGGACAAGGTTTCCCTTGCGGATCTGGGTCCGAAGGTCGCCGACATGCTGCAGAACAAGACGAACAAAATGGTTTATTTCCGTGCCGACGCGCGCGCCCACTATGGCACGGTGATGGATGCGATCGATGCCGTGCGCACGACCGGCGTGGAGGAAGTCGGACTGCTGACCGAACAGCGTCAGGGACGTGAAACGCCGCCTCCCGCTGCTGGCGGAGAATAG
- the secF gene encoding protein translocase subunit SecF, producing the protein MELFRDVKIDWLGKKWYFLGFSLIFSVAGILSLLFWHGLPQDVDFRGGTVVRVRFDQQPNVDHIRAAADKAGIKDVRIQTITGGGQATTNEVIISLAQSANEASLDQGRATILQTLEANYARGGAANQGKLDLDNVGQGTLAGWLAEKDPEHLGTTDAAQQHYNQQAEAIVGYRNTRSGLIDSIDNLSSVTTPAVLNEFKQDAYLSGFAVRNVEIVGPQVGAQLKKQALLATLYSLAGMLVYLWFRFELIYGVAAVVAVFHDTLITVGAFSLTNKEISLTVIAAILTLVGYSMNDTIVVFDRIRENLRLTRREPLADIVNRSINQTLSRTVLTSGLTFLTVLSLYVFGGEVLHGFSFALVIGILIGTYSSIAVAAPMLVAYQEWRQGRGRAAVLPAAKKARV; encoded by the coding sequence GTGGAACTGTTTCGTGACGTAAAAATCGATTGGCTGGGGAAGAAGTGGTACTTCCTCGGCTTTTCACTGATCTTCAGTGTGGCGGGCATACTCTCGCTGCTTTTCTGGCATGGGCTGCCGCAGGACGTTGACTTTCGCGGCGGCACGGTCGTACGTGTGAGGTTTGACCAGCAGCCGAATGTGGACCATATTCGCGCGGCGGCAGACAAGGCTGGAATCAAAGATGTTCGCATCCAGACCATTACCGGCGGCGGTCAGGCGACGACCAACGAGGTCATTATCTCGCTGGCGCAGAGTGCGAACGAGGCCTCTCTCGATCAGGGTCGCGCGACGATCCTGCAGACGCTTGAGGCTAACTACGCACGCGGTGGCGCAGCGAATCAGGGCAAGCTCGACCTCGACAACGTTGGACAGGGCACGCTGGCAGGCTGGCTGGCGGAGAAGGATCCCGAGCATCTGGGAACAACGGATGCCGCGCAGCAGCATTACAACCAGCAAGCGGAAGCCATCGTTGGGTACCGCAATACGCGCAGCGGTTTGATTGATTCGATCGACAATCTGTCGAGCGTGACCACTCCCGCAGTGTTGAACGAGTTCAAGCAGGATGCCTACCTTTCCGGCTTTGCTGTTCGTAATGTCGAAATTGTCGGGCCCCAGGTGGGCGCGCAGCTGAAGAAGCAGGCGTTGCTCGCGACCCTGTATTCACTGGCTGGAATGCTGGTGTACCTCTGGTTCCGCTTCGAGCTGATCTATGGCGTGGCCGCGGTAGTTGCGGTCTTCCATGACACGCTGATCACGGTTGGCGCCTTCAGCCTGACGAATAAAGAAATCTCGCTCACAGTCATCGCGGCGATCCTGACGCTGGTCGGTTACTCGATGAACGACACGATTGTCGTCTTCGACCGCATCCGCGAAAACCTGCGGCTGACGCGGCGCGAACCGCTGGCCGATATCGTGAATCGCAGCATCAACCAGACGTTGAGCCGGACGGTCCTGACCTCAGGCCTGACGTTCCTGACCGTGCTTTCCCTTTACGTGTTCGGCGGTGAAGTGCTGCATGGGTTTTCGTTTGCGCTTGTGATTGGTATTTTGATTGGCACGTACTCATCGATTGCCGTTGCTGCGCCCATGCTGGTTGCGTACCAGGAATGGCGGCAGGGACGCGGCAGGGCGGCGGTATTGCCCGCGGCCAAAAAAGCCCGGGTGTAG
- a CDS encoding MotA/TolQ/ExbB proton channel family protein — MILAHLTQAIHPTSLAFFQEQTVGFSPLDLWNNMGYLAKAVVIILFIMSIWSLAVMIDRWLYFNAARKQSREFAPRVAGALKEGKLDEAVKVADRNKKSHLAEVVTAGLQEFRNYGSGGAVSEDQIESSKRALERAEAIVHAKLKRGLGGLATIGSTAPFIGLFGTVVGILNAFRQIATQKTSGIGAVAGGISEALVTTAMGLLVAIPAVMTFNYFTNKVEAFDVEMDNSSSELIDYFLKQGGRR; from the coding sequence GTGATTCTCGCTCATCTCACACAAGCAATTCATCCGACTTCGTTGGCCTTTTTCCAGGAGCAGACAGTGGGTTTCAGCCCGCTCGATCTGTGGAACAACATGGGCTATCTGGCCAAGGCTGTCGTCATCATTCTGTTCATCATGTCGATCTGGTCGCTGGCCGTCATGATCGATCGCTGGCTTTATTTCAACGCTGCCCGCAAGCAGTCGCGTGAATTCGCTCCGCGCGTTGCCGGCGCCCTGAAGGAAGGCAAGCTGGATGAGGCGGTAAAGGTCGCTGACCGCAACAAGAAGTCGCACCTGGCTGAAGTAGTGACTGCCGGGCTCCAGGAGTTCCGCAACTATGGAAGCGGCGGCGCGGTGTCCGAGGACCAGATCGAGTCTTCAAAGCGCGCGCTGGAGCGGGCGGAAGCCATTGTCCACGCGAAACTGAAACGCGGTCTTGGCGGTCTTGCCACGATTGGCTCGACGGCTCCGTTTATCGGGCTGTTCGGAACGGTCGTCGGTATTCTGAACGCATTCCGTCAGATCGCCACGCAGAAGACTTCGGGCATCGGCGCGGTCGCCGGCGGTATTTCGGAAGCCCTGGTTACCACCGCCATGGGTCTGCTGGTTGCCATCCCCGCTGTTATGACGTTCAACTACTTCACCAACAAGGTAGAAGCGTTTGACGTCGAGATGGACAACTCCTCAAGCGAACTGATCGATTACTTCCTGAAGCAGGGCGGCCGCCGCTAA
- the accC gene encoding acetyl-CoA carboxylase biotin carboxylase subunit — translation MRRLFHLKSCVAVSNPQPAIRKILIANRGEIALRILRACRELGIATVAVYSDVDRAALHVLEADEAYRLGPAPATESYLRGDLILDVARKSGAQAIHPGYGFLSENASFAEACENAGIKFIGPPANAMRALGSKTRARQAADATGMPRTPGSVKGLPSLDEAYAVAEEIGYPVMLKAAAGGGGKGMRAVLSKNELRDAFSSASSEAERSFGSGEVYLEKLIERPRHIEIQVLADEHGNCVSLGERECSVQRRHQKVIEEAPSAIVDEDLRRRMGEAAVQLAKSAGYTNAGTVEFLVDEARNFYFLEMNTRLQVEHPVTELVTGLDLVHLQIRIVQGEPLPFKQEEIRLRGHAIECRLYAEDPENGFFPSPGKITRLLQPGGPGIREDSGIYEGWVVPLDYDPMLSKLIAYAPTREACIARLLRALDEYVIGGIRSNLGLFRRILNDADFQAARIDTGYLDRLLLANGMHREAGTDSHHAALIAAAVFESMRPANGNGTNGSRTNSDNGKADVSGWKSAARREGLRA, via the coding sequence ATGCGGAGGCTTTTCCATCTAAAATCCTGTGTTGCCGTGTCGAATCCTCAACCAGCCATTCGTAAAATTCTGATCGCCAATCGCGGCGAAATCGCGCTTCGTATTCTACGGGCGTGTCGCGAACTTGGGATCGCGACCGTCGCTGTCTACTCCGATGTTGACCGCGCCGCTCTGCATGTCCTCGAAGCGGATGAAGCGTATCGCCTGGGGCCTGCTCCTGCGACGGAGTCATATCTGCGCGGTGACTTGATCCTTGATGTCGCCAGGAAATCGGGAGCGCAGGCAATTCATCCGGGTTATGGGTTTCTCTCCGAAAACGCCAGCTTTGCCGAAGCTTGCGAAAACGCAGGCATCAAATTTATCGGACCGCCGGCGAACGCGATGCGTGCGCTGGGCTCAAAGACACGTGCCCGCCAGGCAGCGGATGCCACGGGCATGCCGCGCACGCCCGGCTCTGTGAAGGGGCTGCCTTCGCTCGACGAAGCGTATGCCGTTGCTGAGGAGATTGGCTATCCCGTAATGCTTAAGGCAGCAGCGGGGGGCGGAGGCAAAGGCATGCGCGCGGTTCTCTCAAAGAACGAACTGCGCGATGCTTTCAGTTCGGCCTCCAGTGAGGCTGAACGGTCCTTCGGTTCGGGCGAGGTTTATCTTGAAAAGCTCATCGAGCGACCACGGCACATCGAGATACAGGTGCTGGCCGATGAGCATGGCAACTGCGTCTCACTCGGCGAGCGTGAATGCTCCGTGCAACGACGCCATCAGAAAGTGATCGAAGAAGCTCCGTCTGCAATTGTGGACGAGGATCTGCGCCGGCGCATGGGCGAGGCTGCGGTGCAGCTTGCCAAGTCGGCGGGATACACGAATGCAGGCACGGTGGAATTCCTGGTTGATGAAGCTCGCAATTTTTATTTCCTCGAAATGAATACGCGTCTTCAGGTGGAGCATCCGGTCACAGAACTCGTGACCGGGCTCGATCTAGTGCATCTGCAGATTCGTATTGTGCAGGGAGAGCCGCTGCCATTCAAGCAGGAAGAGATTCGCCTGCGTGGACATGCGATCGAATGTCGCCTCTACGCCGAAGATCCCGAGAACGGCTTTTTCCCTTCACCGGGAAAGATCACCCGCCTTCTGCAGCCGGGAGGGCCGGGCATTCGCGAAGATTCTGGAATTTACGAAGGCTGGGTGGTGCCGCTCGACTACGACCCGATGCTTTCGAAACTGATCGCCTATGCGCCGACGCGCGAAGCGTGTATTGCGCGCTTATTGCGCGCCCTTGACGAATATGTGATCGGGGGCATCCGTTCGAACCTCGGTCTCTTCCGCCGCATCCTCAACGATGCCGATTTCCAGGCGGCGCGCATCGACACTGGTTATCTTGACCGGCTGCTTCTTGCGAATGGCATGCATCGTGAAGCTGGGACCGATTCGCATCATGCGGCGCTCATCGCAGCCGCCGTCTTCGAAAGCATGCGGCCGGCAAATGGCAACGGAACGAATGGGAGTCGCACGAACTCCGATAACGGGAAGGCAGACGTGAGCGGTTGGAAGAGTGCGGCGCGACGCGAGGGGCTGCGCGCATGA
- the yajC gene encoding preprotein translocase subunit YajC, producing MNATLLLAGALPPGLVSFLPFVVIIAVFYLLLIRPNQNKQKKWQQMLNELKPGDKVTTTGGIRGTILSLKEDAIQLRVPPDNIKLEVVKSAIASVTTEEVGK from the coding sequence TTGAACGCAACACTGCTTCTAGCGGGCGCACTTCCTCCAGGCCTGGTCTCTTTTCTGCCCTTCGTGGTCATTATTGCGGTTTTTTATCTGCTGCTGATTCGACCGAACCAGAACAAGCAGAAGAAGTGGCAGCAGATGCTCAATGAGCTGAAGCCCGGCGACAAGGTCACGACGACGGGCGGCATCCGCGGGACGATTCTCTCGCTGAAAGAGGATGCGATTCAGTTGCGTGTCCCCCCGGACAACATCAAGCTGGAAGTGGTGAAGAGCGCCATCGCTTCCGTGACGACTGAAGAGGTCGGAAAGTAG
- a CDS encoding energy transducer TonB produces the protein MFEDALMESGGRIRTKSKYFTIIGFVLNGSILAAMILVPLIYPEALPKAAMATLLVAPPPPPPPPPPPPPQAPVHVKVVSEMLNNQLTAPTKIPKEIKMVKEEAAPSAAGVAGMEGMGGGAAGGVLGGVLGGIGNGPAPVVKAAAPKKIAVSSGVMQGNLLVKTMPQYPAIAKAARIQGTVILQATISKAGTIENLHVVSGPPMLQQAAMDAVRSWRYKPYLLNGDPVEVETQVNVVFNLGG, from the coding sequence ATGTTTGAAGATGCCTTAATGGAGTCTGGCGGTAGGATTAGGACCAAAAGCAAGTACTTCACCATTATCGGTTTCGTCCTGAACGGTTCGATTCTCGCAGCGATGATCCTGGTCCCGTTGATTTATCCGGAGGCGCTGCCCAAAGCGGCGATGGCAACCCTGCTGGTTGCTCCACCGCCACCGCCGCCGCCGCCGCCACCACCCCCGCCACAAGCGCCTGTGCATGTCAAAGTTGTTTCTGAGATGTTGAACAACCAGCTGACAGCGCCGACGAAGATTCCCAAAGAAATCAAGATGGTCAAGGAAGAAGCCGCGCCCAGCGCCGCCGGCGTTGCCGGTATGGAAGGCATGGGCGGAGGCGCTGCTGGCGGCGTGCTCGGCGGCGTCCTTGGCGGCATCGGCAATGGTCCGGCTCCGGTTGTGAAGGCTGCCGCGCCAAAGAAGATTGCAGTGTCGTCGGGCGTGATGCAGGGCAACCTGCTCGTAAAAACGATGCCGCAGTACCCGGCCATCGCAAAAGCAGCCCGCATCCAGGGAACCGTTATCTTGCAGGCAACGATTTCCAAGGCAGGCACAATCGAAAATCTTCACGTAGTCAGTGGCCCTCCCATGCTCCAGCAGGCGGCCATGGACGCAGTGAGATCCTGGCGTTATAAGCCCTACCTGCTCAATGGCGATCCGGTAGAGGTGGAGACGCAGGTCAACGTGGTCTTCAACCTCGGTGGTTGA